From a region of the Corallococcus coralloides DSM 2259 genome:
- a CDS encoding phosphoketolase: protein MAGPLSDEELGKIDAYWRAANYLSVGQIYLKDNPLLERPLTREDIKPRLLGHFGTTPGLNFIYVHLNRIIRNHRANMMYLIGPGHGAPGIIANTFLEGSYTELYPNIERNRDGMKRLFRQFSWPYGIPSHDAPEVPGSISEGGELGYALLHAYGAVLDNPDLIVPCVVGDGEAETGALAASWHSNKFINPITDGAVLPILHLNGYKIANPTVLARIDADELEALFKGYGHTPYVLEGDDPKDMHQRMAQVLDTLYAEITRIQRHAREKNDPTRPRWPMLVLRTPKGWTGPKVVDGKPVEGTWRAHQVPLEEVRDNPEHLKILEAWLHSYRPRELFDANGTFREELADIAPKGRLRMGVNVHSNGGQLLVPLVLPGFRDYAVDPGVPGSRQVSATKVLGGYLRDVMRHNLATKNFRMFAPDENASNRLQDVYAVSGKSWDAKQESTDENLSVDGRVMEVLSEHLCQGWLEGYLLTGRHGFFSCYEAFIHIIDSMFNQHAKWIKSAKELPWRKPIASLNYLLSSHVWRQDHNGFSHQDPGFIDHVANKKADTVRIYLPPDANTLLSVTDHCLRSKNYVNLIIAGKQLSPVWLDMASAVRHCSAGIGAWDWAGNDDGDPDVVMACAGDVPTMETLAAVTLLREWAPELKVRVVNVVDVFTLAPVHVHPHGLNEEDFNRLFTTDKPVVFAFHGYPTLVHKLTYNRANHGNIHVHGFKEEGTTTTPFDMTVLNDMDRFTLALDAIRHSKAARHRLDDAEQRFSEVRQRHKLYVSEHGEDMPEVADWKWSAR from the coding sequence ATGGCGGGTCCGCTGAGTGACGAGGAGCTTGGAAAGATCGACGCCTACTGGCGCGCGGCGAACTACCTGTCCGTCGGGCAGATCTACCTCAAGGACAATCCGCTGCTGGAGCGGCCCCTCACCCGGGAGGACATCAAGCCCCGGCTGCTCGGGCACTTCGGCACCACGCCCGGCCTCAACTTCATCTACGTCCACCTGAACCGCATCATCCGGAACCACCGGGCCAACATGATGTATCTCATTGGCCCCGGGCACGGCGCGCCCGGCATCATCGCCAACACGTTCCTCGAAGGCTCCTACACGGAGCTGTATCCCAACATCGAGCGCAACCGCGACGGCATGAAGCGCCTGTTCCGCCAGTTCTCCTGGCCCTACGGCATCCCCAGCCACGACGCGCCCGAGGTCCCCGGCTCCATCAGCGAAGGCGGCGAGCTGGGCTACGCGCTCCTCCACGCGTACGGCGCCGTGCTGGACAACCCGGACCTCATCGTCCCGTGCGTCGTCGGCGACGGCGAGGCGGAGACGGGCGCGCTCGCCGCGAGCTGGCACTCCAACAAATTCATCAACCCCATCACCGACGGCGCGGTGCTGCCCATCCTGCACCTCAACGGGTACAAGATCGCCAACCCCACGGTGCTCGCCCGCATCGACGCCGACGAGCTGGAGGCCCTCTTCAAGGGCTACGGCCACACGCCCTACGTCCTGGAGGGGGATGACCCGAAGGACATGCACCAGCGGATGGCGCAGGTGCTGGACACGCTCTACGCCGAAATCACGCGCATCCAGCGCCACGCGCGAGAGAAGAACGACCCCACCCGCCCGCGCTGGCCCATGCTCGTGCTGCGCACGCCCAAGGGGTGGACCGGCCCGAAGGTCGTGGACGGCAAGCCCGTGGAGGGCACGTGGCGTGCGCACCAGGTCCCGCTGGAGGAGGTGCGCGACAACCCCGAGCACCTGAAGATCCTCGAAGCGTGGCTCCACAGCTACCGGCCCCGCGAGCTGTTCGACGCGAACGGCACCTTCCGCGAGGAGCTGGCGGACATCGCGCCCAAGGGCCGGCTGCGCATGGGCGTCAACGTGCACTCGAACGGCGGCCAGCTGCTGGTGCCGCTCGTGCTGCCGGGCTTCCGCGACTACGCGGTCGATCCGGGCGTGCCCGGCTCCAGGCAGGTCAGCGCCACCAAGGTGCTGGGCGGCTACCTGCGGGACGTGATGCGCCACAACCTGGCGACGAAGAACTTCCGCATGTTCGCCCCGGACGAGAACGCGTCCAACCGGCTCCAGGACGTGTACGCCGTCAGCGGCAAGAGCTGGGACGCGAAGCAGGAGTCCACGGACGAGAACCTCTCCGTCGATGGCCGCGTGATGGAGGTCCTGAGCGAGCACCTCTGCCAGGGCTGGCTGGAGGGCTACCTGCTCACCGGACGCCACGGCTTCTTCTCCTGCTACGAGGCGTTCATCCACATCATCGATTCGATGTTCAACCAGCACGCCAAATGGATAAAGAGCGCCAAGGAGCTTCCGTGGCGCAAGCCCATCGCGTCGCTGAACTACCTGCTCAGCTCGCACGTGTGGCGGCAGGACCACAATGGGTTCTCCCACCAGGATCCGGGCTTCATCGACCACGTGGCCAACAAGAAGGCGGACACGGTGCGCATCTACCTGCCGCCGGACGCGAACACGCTCCTGTCGGTGACGGATCACTGCCTGCGCTCGAAGAACTACGTGAACCTCATCATCGCGGGGAAGCAGCTCTCGCCGGTGTGGCTGGACATGGCGAGCGCGGTGCGCCACTGCTCGGCGGGCATTGGCGCGTGGGACTGGGCGGGCAATGACGACGGCGACCCGGACGTGGTGATGGCCTGCGCGGGCGACGTGCCCACCATGGAGACGCTGGCCGCGGTGACGCTGCTGCGCGAGTGGGCCCCCGAGCTCAAGGTGCGCGTGGTCAACGTGGTGGATGTCTTCACGCTCGCGCCCGTGCACGTCCATCCGCACGGGCTCAACGAGGAGGACTTCAACCGCCTGTTCACCACGGACAAGCCCGTGGTGTTCGCGTTCCACGGCTACCCCACGCTCGTGCACAAGCTCACGTACAACCGGGCCAACCACGGCAACATCCACGTGCACGGGTTCAAGGAAGAGGGCACCACGACGACACCGTTCGACATGACGGTGCTCAACGACATGGACCGCTTCACCCTGGCGCTGGATGCCATCCGGCACTCGAAGGCCGCGCGGCACCGGCTGGATGACGCGGAGCAGCGCTTCTCCGAGGTGCGCCAGCGGCACAAGCTCTACGTGTCGGAGCACGGCGAGGACATGCCCGAGGTGGCCGACTGGAAGTGGAGCGCGCGATGA